GTGAATTGGCAGGAAGGATAGCGAAAACATCGCCCGGACAAAAAATATGCTATGTGACGGACGTGGCGGGGGATGAGAAGAACAGAAGGAAGATAAGGGACCTGGCAGGTGGAGCGAGCCATCTATTTATCGAGGCCGCCTTCCTTGATGAGGACCGGGAGCTTGCCAGAGAAAAGTATCATTTAACGGCGAGAGATGCGGGGGAGATCGCCTCCGAGGTGGGGGCCGGGCAGGTGACGTTGTTTCATTTTTCACCCCGTTACACGGGCCGTGAGACGGAACTTGAAAAAGAGGCGGGGGAGGCATTTTCCATAAGGATGAAGGGGTGAGACCTTTGAAACAGTCTGGCTTCAATCGATCTTCCGCCTTCGCTACGGCTACGGCGTGACAAGCCCCGCCAGACAACGGCGGGCAGGCTGCGTCAGACTCAAACCGGGGATCCGGCCGAAAAGTGGGGAGTCGTCGCTATCAGACAAATTTCGATCTGCTTTGGGTTATATTCCCCGCCCCCTGGGACGTTCCAATGCCTTTGGAGACACATCGCTGCCTGCAGCAGGCCCAATCGAGGGCCCTTCAGCCGGGAATTTCCAAAGGGTCACTGCCTCTCTCCAGGGCGGAGAGCATTTCCTGGTGGAGGAGGCCGTTGGTCGCCGCCACGGTATCCATGTAGGGTGTAAAGGGTCTTCCCTTAAAGTCGGTCGTCCTTCCTCCGGCCTCATTCAAGATAAGGGCGCCTGCCGCGGTGTCCCAGGGTTTCAGGCCTTCTTCCCAGAAAGCGTCGAAGATACCGGCGGCCACATAACAGAGATCCAGGGCCGCGGATCCAGGACGCCTCAGGCCTTGGGCCCGGATGATCATCTCCCTGAAGCGGCTTAGAATCTCCTTGGGCCTCTCCCGAATGTCATAGGGAAACCCTGTTGCGCACAAAGCCTCGTTCAAGGTCTTTGTGGGCGAGACATGGACGGGACGGCCGTTCAGGAAGGCGCCGCCCCCCTTCAGGGCCTCGAAAAACTCGTTCATCCTTGGGTTGTAAACGATCCCCACGACGAGATCCCCTTTCACCTCAAGGGCAAGGGAGAGAGCGAAGAAGGGAAAACCATGGGCGAAGTTGGTCGTTCCATCCAGGGGATCCACGAGCCATACCCTGTCCGGCCGGTTCCTGTACTCCCCGGACTCCTCTGTCAGGATGCTGTCCCTTGGAAAGTGTTCCCGGATGATGCCGACGATGGCCTCTTCCGAGGCCAAGTCTGCCTCTGTAACCAGATCGATCTCCCCTTTCTTGGAGATGCGGTTAATTCGGCCCAGTTTCCTGAGAAGGATCTCTCCTGCCTCGCGGGCCGCCCGGCGGGCGATATCCAGTTCCTTTATCCACACGGTGTTGTCCTCCCTGTCCTCCCGTCGGTACAATTCTTGGGGCGGGCCCTGGGGGAAAAGGAAGCCCCCCCGGAAGTCCCGACACTGTATCCCATCTTCATTCCCTTTTCAAATGGATTGAAGGCCCCTCAGGAGTTTGTTTTTGGCGGGAAATCCTTGACATTTGAAACAATGAATGATAGCAAAACCATTTTTATATTTTATGCTCCTTGTTCCGTTTTCATGGTGCTGCGTATGTCCTTGACAGCCGGGCGGGACCATATTTTCCGAACAGGGAAGATGTCCGAAAGGAGAAAACTGCATGAGACATTACGAGACGATTTACATTCTTAACCCGAACCTGGCCGAAGAACAATACCAGGAAGCGAGGGACAAATTCGGTAAGATTATCGAGCGGGAAAAGGGGGTTCTCATAAGAACCGAGGAGTGGGGCACCCAAAAGTTGGCTTACAATGTGAAGAAATTCGAGAGGGGGACCTATGTGCTGGTTGAATACTGTGGAAACCCCGGGTTGACGGCGGAACTGGAGCGGGAGCTCAAGCTCGATGACCGGATTCTTCTTTATCAGACCGTGAAACTCTCTGACAAGGCCGACCCGGAGGCGCTTCTACTCCGGGAAGAGGAGGCGAGAAAGGCCCGCGAGACCAAAGAGACGGAAAGTGTCGCTGAAGTGAAAACGGATGAAGAGGGAGGAGATAAAACCGAAGCGGAAGAAAAGGCCGATTCAAGCAGCCAGGGAGGGGTAAGTGATGGCGTACAATAGAAGACGCAAAATGACCTACCATCGACGGAAGGTTTGCCGGTTTTGTGCGGATAGCAGTCTCAAGATCGATTACAAGGATCCCAAGACCCTGAGGTATTTCACTACCGAACGGGGCAAGATCATCCCGAGGAGGATTTCGGGGAATTGTGCGAAGCACCAGCGCGAATTGACAACAGCGATCAAGAGGGCAAGAAAGATCGCCCTCTTGCCCTATACGACTTCGACCATCAGGTAGCGGGATAACAGACCGGAGATTTCCCACACAGGGCCGGCAAGGATTGGATCTTCCTCAGTGATGGAATCATGAAAACCAAAGAAGCATTGGGATGTATCGGCACTGCCGTCGTCCTGCTCTTCTCTTCCGCCTGGATTCCACTGATTGGACCATTTATCAGCCTCCTTTCCCCCTTGCCGTTTGTGTATTATGCCGCCAAGCGGGGCCTCATGGAGGGGATCAAGGTCGTGGGCGCCACGATCCTCGTGGCGGGATTGGTTTCAGGGGCGGCCGGGTTCCCCCAAATCGTGATCCTTTGTGTAGAGTTTGGAGTGCTGGGCCTGATCCTCTCCGAGGTTTTCAGGAGGCGGATGACCTTTGGATATGCGGTCTTTATAACCACCACCCTGATGCTCCTGGCCGGCGCCCTCATACTGGCAGGGCTCGGGATCGCCAAGGGGACGTCACCACCGGCCCTGATCATCCAGTATTTTCAGAACAATCTGAAGGAAACCCTCCAGGTTTACGGGAACCTGGGAGAATTTCAGGGCGAAGACCCCCGTATCCAGGAATATGTGAAGGTTATGACCGGGATCCTGGCCCGGACCTATCCCGCGTTGGTGATCATCGGGACGGGATTTGTGGTCTGGCTGAACATTGTGCTTTGCAGGCCCATGTTTCACCATGCCCGGCTCGAGTACCCGGATTTCGGTCGGGCAGACTACTGGCGGACCCCGGATACGATGGTATGGGGCGTGATCCTGGCCGGTTTTTCTTTATTTTTGCCCCTGGGTGGGATAAGATTCATAGCTACCAACACACTGATCGTCCTGCTGGCGATCTATGTCTTTCATGGCTTGGCGATCGTCCTGTTTTTCTTCAATAAATATCGCGTTCCTTTGTGGCTTCGGGTTGGTGGATACATCTTGATTCTGTTTCAGCAGGTGGTCCTGGTGGGGTTGGCCCTGGCCGGGCTTTTCGATCAGTGGATCGATTTTCGTAAAATTCATCATAAAAAGGCGAATTAGTGCCCATCCATAGATTCGTTAGGAGCAGGGAGGAAAATTTATGAGGGTTATCTTGAGACAAACCGTGGATGACCTGGGACTCGAAGGGGATATCATTGAGGTAGCCAAAGGTTATGCGAGGAACTACCTGATTCCGAAGGGCTTGGCCCTCCAGGCCACGCCTCAGAATATCAAGCTCACCGAGATGCAGCGGAAAAAGATCGAGGCGAGGCGATTGAAGGTCCAGGCGGACGCTGAAAAAGTCAAGGAAAGGCTGGCCGGTGTGACCGTGAAAATCGCTCAGCGGGTGGGCGAAGAAGAAAAGCTTTATGGTTCCGTGACCACTATGGACATCGCGGCGGCCCTTG
The Deltaproteobacteria bacterium genome window above contains:
- a CDS encoding inositol monophosphatase; this encodes MKELDIARRAAREAGEILLRKLGRINRISKKGEIDLVTEADLASEEAIVGIIREHFPRDSILTEESGEYRNRPDRVWLVDPLDGTTNFAHGFPFFALSLALEVKGDLVVGIVYNPRMNEFFEALKGGGAFLNGRPVHVSPTKTLNEALCATGFPYDIRERPKEILSRFREMIIRAQGLRRPGSAALDLCYVAAGIFDAFWEEGLKPWDTAAGALILNEAGGRTTDFKGRPFTPYMDTVAATNGLLHQEMLSALERGSDPLEIPG
- the rpsF gene encoding 30S ribosomal protein S6 — its product is MRHYETIYILNPNLAEEQYQEARDKFGKIIEREKGVLIRTEEWGTQKLAYNVKKFERGTYVLVEYCGNPGLTAELERELKLDDRILLYQTVKLSDKADPEALLLREEEARKARETKETESVAEVKTDEEGGDKTEAEEKADSSSQGGVSDGVQ
- a CDS encoding 30S ribosomal protein S18, which encodes MAYNRRRKMTYHRRKVCRFCADSSLKIDYKDPKTLRYFTTERGKIIPRRISGNCAKHQRELTTAIKRARKIALLPYTTSTIR
- a CDS encoding YybS family protein, which encodes MKTKEALGCIGTAVVLLFSSAWIPLIGPFISLLSPLPFVYYAAKRGLMEGIKVVGATILVAGLVSGAAGFPQIVILCVEFGVLGLILSEVFRRRMTFGYAVFITTTLMLLAGALILAGLGIAKGTSPPALIIQYFQNNLKETLQVYGNLGEFQGEDPRIQEYVKVMTGILARTYPALVIIGTGFVVWLNIVLCRPMFHHARLEYPDFGRADYWRTPDTMVWGVILAGFSLFLPLGGIRFIATNTLIVLLAIYVFHGLAIVLFFFNKYRVPLWLRVGGYILILFQQVVLVGLALAGLFDQWIDFRKIHHKKAN
- a CDS encoding 50S ribosomal protein L9, whose product is MRVILRQTVDDLGLEGDIIEVAKGYARNYLIPKGLALQATPQNIKLTEMQRKKIEARRLKVQADAEKVKERLAGVTVKIAQRVGEEEKLYGSVTTMDIAAALEEQGVSIDRKKILLEKPIKSLGEFEVPVKLHPNVTAGIKVVVVPEE